One Xylanivirga thermophila DNA segment encodes these proteins:
- a CDS encoding ribosomal-processing cysteine protease Prp yields the protein MINVKILRDVQGSVQGFELVGHAGYAQAGQDIVCAAVSAIVQTAVMGLSDVLNIDIDYMQHKGNVVCSISENIDLQKRKYADIILETMIVGLKSIQLEYNKYISIKEMEVE from the coding sequence ATGATTAATGTAAAGATTTTAAGAGATGTACAGGGATCTGTGCAGGGATTTGAATTGGTTGGACATGCAGGCTATGCACAGGCAGGTCAAGATATTGTGTGTGCAGCAGTGTCTGCCATAGTGCAAACTGCTGTTATGGGTTTATCTGATGTGCTTAATATAGATATAGATTATATGCAGCACAAGGGCAATGTAGTTTGTAGTATTTCTGAAAATATAGACCTGCAAAAAAGGAAGTATGCAGATATAATACTTGAAACTATGATTGTAGGCTTAAAAAGCATACAGCTCGAATATAATAA